A genomic segment from Pangasianodon hypophthalmus isolate fPanHyp1 chromosome 25, fPanHyp1.pri, whole genome shotgun sequence encodes:
- the LOC117596074 gene encoding hatching enzyme 1.2-like, whose protein sequence is MESRASLSILALLLGFSQALYLNQPQPVDITSKILTTNNGSSELLLEGDILLPRSRNALVCTDSSCFWKKSSNGLVEVPFKLSSVYSFSDRTVIANAMATFHSKTCIRFVPRTDQTDYLSIESKDGCYSAVGRTGGAQVVSLSTVGCIYHGIVEHELNHALGFYHEHTRSDRDRYVTINWANIDPAMQSNFNMMNTNNLKTPYDYSSVMHYGKTAFSINGLDTITPIPDPSVKIGQRDDLSPTDILRIKTLYNC, encoded by the exons ATGGAGTCCAGAGCGTCTCTCTCCATTCTAGCCCTGCTGCTTGGCTTCTCGCAAGCTCTCTATCTCAACCAGCCTCAGCCCGTGGACATCACATCAAAGATTCTCACCACCAACAACG GATCCAGTGAACTGTTGTTGGAGGGAGACATACTCTTGCCAAGAAGCAGGAACGCTCTGGTCTGCACCGACAGCAGTTGCTTTTGGAAGAAGTCCTCAAATGGCTTAGTGGAGGTGCCTTTCAAATTGAGCAGTGTTTACT ctttCTCTGACAGGACTGTAATTGCCAATGCCATGGCCACCTTCCACAGCAAAACCTGCATTCGTTTTGTTCCCAGGACAGATCAAACTGACTACCTCAGCATCGAGAGCAAAGACGG atgCTACTCTGCTGTGGGCAGAACAGGTGGTGCTCAGGTGGTGTCTCTCAGCACGGTGGGTTGTATTTACCACGGCATTGTCGAGCACGAGCTGAACCATGCACTCGGTTTCTACCACGAGCATACTAGGAGCGACCGCGACAGGTACGTCACCATCAACTGGGCAAACATCGACCCAGCAATGCAGTCTAATTTTAACATGATGAACACCAACAACCTGAAAACGCCGTACGACTACTCCTCCGTGATGCACTATGGAAAAACGGCTTTCTCCATCAACGGTCTGGACACCATCACTCCTATTCCTGATCCGTCAGTGAAGATCGGACAGAGAGACGATCTGTCTCCCACCGACATCCTGAGGATCAAAACTCTCTACAACTGCTGA
- the LOC117596073 gene encoding hatching enzyme 1.2-like, with amino-acid sequence MESRASLSILALLLGFSQALYLNQPQPVDITSKILTTNNGSSELLLEGDILLPRSRNGLVCTDNSCFWKKSSNGLVEVPFKLSSVYSFSDRTVIANAMATFHSKTCIRFVPRTDQTDYLSIESKDGCYSFVGRTGGAQVVSLSTVGCIYHGIVEHELNHALGFYHEHTRSDRDRYVAINWANIDPEMQSNFNLKNTNNLKTPYDYSSVMHYGKTAFSINGLDTITPIPDPSVKIGQRDDLSATDILRIKTLYNC; translated from the exons ATGGAGTCCAGAGCGTCTCTCTCCATTCTAGCCCTGCTGCTTGGCTTCTCGCAAGCTCTCTATCTCAACCAGCCTCAGCCCGTGGACATCACATCAAAGATTCTCACCACCAACAACG GATCCAGTGAACTGTTGTTGGAGGGAGACATACTCTTGCCAAGAAGCAGGAACGGTCTGGTCTGCACCGACAACAGTTGCTTTTGGAAGAAGTCCTCAAATGGCTTAGTGGAGGTGCCTTTCAAATTGAGCAGTGTTTACT ctttCTCTGACAGGACTGTAATTGCCAATGCCATGGCCACCTTCCACAGCAAAACCTGCATTCGTTTTGTTCCCAGGACAGATCAAACTGACTACCTCAGCATCGAGAGCAAAGACGG atgCTACTCTTTTGTGGGCAGAACAGGTGGTGCTCAGGTGGTGTCTCTCAGCACGGTGGGTTGTATTTACCACGGCATTGTCGAGCACGAGCTGAACCATGCACTCGGTTTCTACCACGAGCATACTAGGAGCGACCGCGACAGGTACGTCGCCATCAACTGGGCAAACATCGACCCAGAAATGCAGTCTAATTTTAACTTGAAGAACACCAACAACCTGAAAACGCCGTACGACTACTCCTCCGTGATGCACTATGGAAAAACGGCTTTCTCCATCAACGGTCTGGACACCATCACTCCTATTCCTGATCCGTCAGTGAAGATCGGACAGAGAGACGATCTGTCTGCCACCGACATCCTGAGGATCAAAACTCTCTACAACTGCTGA
- the LOC128317462 gene encoding hatching enzyme 1.2-like — translation MESRASLSILALLLGFSQALYLNQPQPVDITSKILTTNNGSSELLLEGDILLPRSRNALVCTDNSCFWKKSSNGLVEVPFKLSSVYSFSDRTVIANAMATFHSKTCIRFVPRTDQTDYLSIESKDGCYSFVGRTGGAQVVSLSTVGCIYHGIVEHELNHALGFYHEHTRSDRDRYVAINWANIDPEMQSNFNLKNTNNLKTPYDYSSVMHYGKTAFSINGLDTITPIPDPSVKIGQRDDLSATDILRIKTLYNC, via the exons ATGGAGTCCAGAGCGTCTCTCTCCATTCTAGCCCTGCTGCTTGGCTTCTCGCAAGCTCTCTATCTCAACCAGCCTCAGCCCGTGGACATCACATCAAAGATTCTCACCACCAACAACG GATCCAGTGAACTGTTGTTGGAGGGAGACATACTCTTGCCAAGAAGCAGGAACGCTCTGGTCTGCACCGACAACAGTTGCTTTTGGAAGAAGTCCTCAAATGGCTTAGTGGAGGTGCCTTTCAAATTGAGCAGTGTTTACT ctttCTCTGACAGGACTGTAATTGCCAATGCCATGGCCACCTTCCACAGCAAAACCTGCATTCGTTTTGTTCCCAGGACAGATCAAACTGACTACCTCAGCATCGAGAGCAAAGACGG atgCTACTCTTTTGTGGGCAGAACAGGTGGTGCTCAGGTGGTGTCTCTCAGCACGGTGGGTTGTATTTACCACGGCATTGTCGAGCACGAGCTGAACCATGCACTCGGTTTCTACCACGAGCATACTAGGAGCGACCGCGACAGGTACGTCGCCATCAACTGGGCAAACATCGACCCAGAAATGCAGTCTAATTTTAACTTGAAGAACACCAACAACCTGAAAACGCCGTACGACTACTCCTCCGTGATGCACTATGGAAAAACGGCTTTCTCCATCAACGGTCTGGACACCATCACTCCTATTCCTGATCCGTCAGTGAAGATCGGACAGAGAGACGATCTGTCTGCCACCGACATCCTGAGGATCAAAACTCTCTACAACTGCTGA
- the LOC128317461 gene encoding hatching enzyme 1.2-like: protein MESRASLSILALLLGFSQALYLNQPQPVDITSKILTTNNGSSELLLEGDILLPRSRNALVCTDSSCFWKKSSNGLVEVPFKLSSVYSFSDRTVIANAMATFHSKTCIRFVPRTDQTDYLSIESKDGCYSAVGRTGGAQVVSLSTVGCIYHGIVEHELNHALGFYHEHTRSDRNRYVTINWANIDPAMQSNFNMMNTNNLKTPYDYSSVMHYGKTAFSINGLDTITPIPDPSVKIGQRDDLSPTDILRIKTLYNC from the exons ATGGAGTCCAGAGCGTCTCTCTCCATTCTAGCCCTGCTGCTTGGCTTCTCGCAAGCTCTCTATCTCAACCAGCCTCAGCCCGTGGACATCACATCAAAGATTCTCACCACCAACAACG GATCCAGTGAACTGTTGTTGGAGGGAGACATACTCTTGCCAAGAAGCAGGAACGCTCTGGTCTGCACCGACAGCAGTTGCTTTTGGAAGAAGTCCTCAAATGGCTTAGTGGAGGTGCCTTTCAAATTGAGCAGTGTTTACT ctttCTCTGACAGGACTGTAATTGCCAATGCCATGGCCACCTTCCACAGCAAAACCTGCATTCGTTTTGTTCCCAGGACAGATCAAACTGACTACCTCAGCATCGAGAGCAAAGACGG atgCTACTCTGCTGTGGGCAGAACAGGTGGTGCTCAGGTGGTGTCTCTCAGCACGGTGGGTTGTATTTACCACGGCATTGTCGAGCACGAGCTGAACCATGCACTCGGTTTCTACCACGAGCATACTAGGAGCGACCGCAACAGGTACGTCACCATCAACTGGGCAAACATCGACCCAGCAATGCAGTCTAATTTTAACATGATGAACACCAACAACCTGAAAACGCCGTACGACTACTCCTCCGTGATGCACTATGGAAAAACGGCTTTCTCCATCAACGGTCTGGACACCATCACTCCTATTCCTGATCCGTCAGTGAAGATCGGACAGAGAGACGATCTGTCTCCCACCGACATCCTGAGGATCAAAACTCTCTACAACTGCT